Below is a genomic region from Jiangella gansuensis DSM 44835.
GCGCAGGCACAGGAGGAAGCTCAGGCGGCTCTCGACGAGGCGTGGGCGACCTGGGACGAGGAAGAGGGCTGACGCCTTGGCCTCCACGCAGGTCCACGCGCCCGGGTCGCTCGGTGATGACCGAGCGGCCCGGGCGCGCCGCATCAGCCGCCGGCGGGAGATGAGGGCGGCACTGCTGTTCATCAGCCCGTGGATCATCGGCTTCCTGGTCTTCACGGCGTGGCCGATCATCTACAGCGGCTACCTGTCGCTGACCGACTACGACGTGATCAACAGCCCGAACTTCGTGGGCCTCGAGAACTACGAAGAGCTGTTCCGCGACCCCAAGGTCAGGCTGTCGCTGTGGAACACGTTCTTCTTCACGGTCATCCAGGTGCCGGTCTACGTCATCGTCTCGCTGGGCCTGGCACTGCTGCTGGACAAGGCCGGGCGTGCGTCGGGGTTCTTCCGCACGGCCTTCTTCCTGCCGAAGATGACGCCGCCGGTGGCCGTCGGCATCCTGCTCCTGCTGCTGTTCAACGGGCAGAGCGGCCTGATCAACGGCGTGCTGGGTTGGTTCGGTATCGACGGCCCGGCCTGGACCACCGACCCGAACTGGGTCAAGCCCGGCCTGATCCTGATGAGCCTCTGGTCGGTCGGCTCGTCGGTGATCATCCTGCTGGCCGCGCTGCGAAACGTGCCGCAGGAGCTGTACGACTCCGCCCGCGTCGACGGCGCCAACTGGTGGCAGCAGACCCGGAAGATCACCGTCCCCATGATCAGCGGGGCGCTGTTCTTCATCTTCATCGTCAACACCATCGCCGGGTTCCAGACGTTCACCGAGGCCTACACGGCGTTCTTCGGGTCCGGCAACACGACCTACAGCAACGACGCGGCGCTGTTCTACGTGATCTACCTGTTCCGCGAGGCGTTCGAGTTCCTGCACATGGGTTACGCCTCGGCGTTGGCCTGGCTGCTGTTCGTGATCATCATGATCTTCACCGCGATCCAGATCAAGGTCAGCCGGCGGTTCGTCTACTACGAGGGTGAGCAGCGATGACGACGCAGACGCGGCTCGGACCGCCGACCGAGGCGCCGGAACCGGACGCGCCGCCACGGCCGAAGCGCCGCCGCAGGATCACGCCGGTCAAGGCGCTGATCTGGACCGGCCTGGTGCTGGCGACGCTGGTGTTCATCTACCCGTTCATCTGGCTGATCAGTGCGTCGTTCAAGCCCCGCGGCGAGGTCTTCGACAACAAGCTCATCCCGGAGACGTTCACGTTCGAGAACTACCTGAACGTCTGGGACGAGGCGCCGATGGCGCTGTGGCTGTGGAACACGATCCTGGTGACCGTGCTGGCGGCCGTGACGGTGACGCTGAGCAGCGCGCTGGTGGCGTGGGGCTTCTCGTACTTCCGCTTCCGCGGACGCAACGTGCTGTTCGGTGTGGTGCTGGCGACGATGATGCTGCCGGGCGCGGTGACGATGATCCCCCAGTTCCTCATCTGGAACAGCCTCGGCATGGTGGACACGCTGACGCCGCTGTGGGCGCAGAACCTGTTCGGCAGCGCCTTCTACATCTTCCTGTTGCGGCAGTTCTTCCTCGGCCTGCCACGGGAGCTGTTCGAGGCCGCCCGCATCGACGGCGCCAACAACTGGATGATCTTCCGACGCATCGCGATGCCGCTGTGCAAACCGGCATTGATCATCACGCTGATCTTCGAGTTCCAGGCCGCCTGGACCGATCTGATGCGACCGCTGATCTACCTGCGCGACAGCGACAACTTCACGGTTCCGCGGGGACTGAAGGCGTTGCTGGACCAGTACGGCTTCGGAGGTGAGTGGCACTGGGAGATCGTCGTGACCGCCAGCGTGATCACGACGGTCCCGATGATCATCCTGTTCTTCATCGGACAGCGGCACTTCGTCCAGGGCATCGCGACCACCGGAAGCAAGGGGTGACGGCGGTCGATCTCGGTGGCAGGTGGTCGGTGCGCGAGGCGCTCGGCGACACGTGGCAGTGGTATCTGGACAAGCCGGTGACGGCGCGGAACAACGCCGGTGAGGCGGCGGCGGGAGCCAGCCTGACCCCGGGCTGGCTGCCCGCCTGCGTCCCCGGTGCCGTGATCGGTGACCTGCACCGTGCCGGCGAGCTGCCCGACCCGTATGTCGGCCGCAACTCCCGGTTCGCGGAGTGGGTCAGCGCGCGCTCCTGGGTATACCGGCGCTCGGTCTCGGTGCCGTCGCTGGCGGACGGGGAACGGGCGGTCCTGTGCCTGGACGGCGTCGACCCCGGCGGGACCGTGTGGGTCGACGGTGCCCGCGTCGGCCGCGTGGACGGGCTCTATCGCCGGGCCCGGTTCGATGTGACGGAGCAGGTGGCGCCCGGCGGGGATCACCGGCTGGCGGTCGTGGTGGACCCGGCCCCGGCCACCGAGCCGCAGGTGGGCCGCACCGACCGGGTCACCGTGCACACGCCGCGGATGGGCTACGGCTGGGACTTCTGTCCGCGGCTGATCCACCAGGGAATCTGGCGCGACGTCCGGCTGGAGATCGGCCGGCTGCACCTGGCCGAGGCGTCGGTGCGACCGTCGTTGGACGCCGGTCTGGCAGCCGGCCGGCTGGAGGTCCGCGGCGTGGTCGAGGCCCCGCCCGGCGTGCCGGTGACCGGAGAGGTGGTGGTCCGGTACGACGGCGCCGAGGTCGCGGCCGCGTCCCTCGCGGCCGGCCCGGCGGGTGAGCTGACTGGATCGGTGACGGTGCCGCAGCCACGGCTGTGGTGGCCGAACGGCCTCGGCGACCAGCCGCTGTACGACGTCGAGCTTCGGGTGAGCGAGCCGGACGGTGGCTCGGCGTCCTGGCAGGGCCGCACCGGCTTCCGGCACGTGCGCATGGTGGCGAACGACGGTGCCGAGCCCGGTGCGCTGCCGTACACCGCCGTCGTCAACGGCCGGCGGATCGAGCTGCTGGGCTGGAACTGGGCACCGGCCGACGCGCTTTACGGGGACATCGACGCGGCGAAGGTCGAGCACGTGGTCGATCTCGCCGCTCGCTCCGGAGCCCGGCTGATGCGGGTGTGGGGCGGTGGGCTGGTCGAGACACCCGACTTCTACGCCGCCTGCGACCGCGCCGGGCTACTGATCTGGCAGGAGTTCTCGCAGTCCAGCTCCGGCCTGCAGAGTGCGCCATCGCGCGATCCCGGCTTCGTCGACCATCTACGGGCCGAGGCCGGCGCCGTCGTGCCCGGACGCACCCGCCATCCGTCGCTGCTGATGTGGGGCGGCGGCAACGAGCTGGAGGACGACACCGGCCCGCTGTCCGAGGACCGCTCCCCCGCGCTGGCCGCACTGCGCGAAGAGGTGGCCCGGCTGGACCCGGGCCGGCACTGGGTGGCGACGTCGCCGACCGGGCGCCGCTTCCACAACCGGCTGGACGTCATCGACGCCGACCCGGACGGCCTGCACGACGTGCACGGCCCGTGGGAGCATCAGGGCCTTGAGGCGCACTACACCCTGTACAACCGCGGCCGGGCGCTGGCGCACACCGAGTTCGGCGTCGAAGGCATGGCCAACCGGCGGGCCTGGACGGCGTCGGTGCCGACGCCCGACCAGTGGCCGGTCGGGCGTGACAACCCGGTCTACCGGCACCTGGGCGACTGGTGGAACAACGCCGAGCTGGTGCGCGAGTGCTTCGGCGGCCGGCTCGACTCCCCCGATGCCTACCGCGCGGCGAGCCAGTTCCTGCAGGCCACGGGGCTGGCCTACGCCGTGGAGGCGGACCGGCGGCGGTGGCCCCGGTGCAGCATGGTGCTGCCCTGGCAGTTGGCGGAGTCGTATCCGAACGCCTGGTGTACGGCGGTCGTGGACCACGCGGGCGAGCCGAAGCCGGCGTTCCACGCCGTCGCGCGGGCCTACCGGCCAGAGCGCGTGACCGCTCGGGTCGACCGGATCGCGCATCGGGGCGAAGCGCCCATGGTCGAGGCGTGGGTCTGGTCCGAACCCGGCCGCGCTCCCGGAGGCACCGTCACCGCGCGGCTACTGGACCAGCACGGCCGGCCGGTCGCCGAGGAGCGCTGGACCCTCGGCGCCGTCGCCGAGCCGAGACCGGCAGGCACGCTGAGCGTCGCCGTCGGTGCGCTGTCCACGCCACTGGGCTTCTGGCAGCTGGAGTGGCGCGCGCGGGACGGCTCGGTCATCGACGAGGAAGTCGTCCTCCTGGCCGCGGGAGCGGACCTGAGCGCGCTGCTGGACCTCCCGCCGGTAGAGGTGATGTTCCACGTGGAACGGACAGCCGACCGCTGGGTCGTCGACGTCGAACACACAGGCGGAGCGGTCGCGGTTGGCCTGCGACTGTCCGACGACCGGCCGCCGGAGTCCACCGGCTGGGCCGTCGTCGACGGTGATCCGCGGCCGCTGCTGCCCGGCCGGCGGCGCCGCCTCACCGTCCGGTGGCGACACGACACCGGCCCGCGCCGGCTGCTGCTGGAGTCCTGGAACACCAAACCCCTGACCCTGGAGGGTCGCGCAACACCGGCCGCCGGTCGGGCCGGGTCGTGAGCGACCGGGCGGAACGGGCGCTGCGAGACCCGACAGTCGAATTCGACGATCTGACGAGAAAGGCACCCGCATGACGCACCAGTTCCCGCCCGGCTTCCTGTGGGGCGCCGGCACCTCGGCCTACCAGATCGAGGGCAGCCTGGACGCCGACGGCCGGGGTGAATCGGTCTGGGACGTCTTCGCCCGCCGCGCCGGGGCCGTCGAGGGTGGCGGCGACGGCTCCCGTGCCTGCGACTCGTATCGGCGCTGGGCCGAAGACGTCGACCTGGTGGCTGAGCTGGGGCTGGGCGCGTACCGGTTCTCCGTCGGCTGGTCGCGCGTCATGCCCGACGGCCGGGGCCGGATCGAGCAGCGCGGCCTGGACCACTACGAGCGGTTCGTCGACGCGCTGCTGGATCGCGGCGTCGCGCCGGTCCTGACACTGAACCACTGGGACATGCCGCAGGCTCTGATGGCTGACGGCGGGTGGGCGGCACGCTCCAGCGTCGACGCGTTCGCCGAGTACACGGCCGCCGTCGCGGACCGGCTGGCCGACCGCGTCGAGTGGTGGATCACCCAGAACGAGCCGTGGATCATCGCGCTGCTCGGCTACCAGCTCGGCCTGCACGCCCCCGGAGTGCGTGACCTCGGCGCATCGGTCGCGGCCGGGCACCACGTGCTGCTGGCGCACGGTGCCGGCGCCGACGTCCTGCGCGCTCACCCCGGCACCCAGGTCGGCGCGGCACTGAGCCTGTTCCCCTGCGACCCGGCGACGTTCACCGAACAGGACGCGGCCGCCGCCTGGGGCTCAGACGGCTACGTCAACCGCTGGTACCTGGATCCACTGGCCGGCCGCGGCTACCCGGCGGACATGCGCGAACACTATGAGCGTGCGCTCGGCCGTCCGCTGACCGAGATCCGGGACGGCGACGAAGCAGCCATCGGCGGGCGCAGCGACTTCCTGGGCGTCAACTACTACACTCGGCGGGTCATGGCCGCGGCCGAACCGGCGCCGGGGCGGCCGTTCCCGTGGCGGGTCGTCGGTCCGTCCGGTGACGTCGCCCGCACCGACGAGGGTTGGGAGATCGCTCCCGCGTCCTTCCGGGACCTGCTCATCCGGCTGCACCGCGAGTACCAGCTGCCGGTGGTCGTCACCGAGAACGGCGGGGTGTTCGGCGACACACCCGCCCACGACGGTCGAGTGCACGACGTGCGCCGCTCGGCGTTCCTGCGCGATCACGTCGAGGCGCTGGGCCAGGCGCTGGCCGCAGGTGCGGACGTGCGCGGCTACCTGCACTGGTCGCTGCTGGACAACTTCGAGTGGGCGCTGGGCTACCGGCCCCGGTTCGGCCTGGTTCACGTCGACTACGTGACCGGCCGGCGCACGATCAAGGACTCGGCCCGGCTGTACGCGCGGATCGCCCGCACCGGCGCCCTGCCCGCCGACGACGAGCCGATCGCCCCGTTCGGCTGACCAACCCCGAGAAGAGGAAGAGTTCGTCCGATGACGCTGACCACGCCCGGGATCGCGGTACACCAGGGTGACGACGGCACCGTCGTGCTCGGCACGGGATACCGGCTGGAATTCGACCGCCGGCAACCGCGCGCCGTCCTCAGCGACTCCGACGGGAGGGTCTGGACCGAGCTGTCGCTGCTGGCCGGGCTCGACCTGGTCGGAGGCCGCGACGAGTCGTACGACATCGCGCCGGCCCGGGTGACGGCCGCGTCCGACGACGCCGTCGAGCTGGTGGTGGAGGCGGCCAGCCCGGTGTGGGAGAGCAAGGCCGTGCATCTGCGGTGCACTACGGACGAGATCGAGGTCTGGGCCCGGGCGTCGGACGCGCGCATCCCGGCCTCGGCCCGCCTGGCCGAGGTGACACTGCTGGGTGGGCGCGCCGTGCTGCCGAACGGAGCCGGTGGGACGTTCCGTTCGTCCATCCGCTTCGCGTCCCTGTTCAGCCCGGCCCCGACCGAGCCGGTGCACGTCGTGCGGCCCTCCACCGCGGCGTCGTCCCTGGGCGTGGTGGGTGATGCGGGGCCGGGCCGGCTGCACGGCATCTTCTCCCCGCCGCCGCTGTGCTGGGCGTTGGGTGAGAAGCCCGCGAACGGCGCCACCGACGTGCCGGACGGCCGGTGGTGGGGGCTGTCGCTGCGAGCGCCGGTGGCGGAGCTGACCATGACGGCGGCGCGGTACGCACCGCTGGACGGCGGGTTCGTGCTGCGGCTCGAATACGAGGGGCACACCGTGGTGGGCGCCGAGGGTGTGCGCACCCCGTCGGTGGTGCTGCGGCCGGCGGACACGCCGTGGCAGGCGCTGACGGACTACCGGGACGACCTGGTGCGGCGCGGACTCGCGCCGGACGAGCCGGAGGCCGGCCCCGAGTGGTGGGCCGAGCCGATCTTCTGTGGCTGGGGCGCCCAGTGCGCCCGGGCGGCCGCGTTGACCGCCCAGAGCGCGACGCCCGACGGCGACGGCCTGATCGGCGGCACCACGGTGACAGTGGCGTCGCAGCTGGCACGGCAGGACGTGTACGACGAGTTCCTGAACGTGCTCGACGGCGCCGGGCTGAACCCGGGCACGATCGTGATCGACGACCGGTGGCAGGCCGCGTACGGCACCGGGGACGTCGACCTCGAGCACTGGCCGGACCTGCGCGGCTGGATCGCCGACCGGCACGCCGAGGGCCGGCGGGTGCTGTTGTGGTGGAAGGCCTGGGACCCCCAGGGGCTGCCGGTCGAGGAGTGTGTCACCGACCCGGCCGGCCATCCGGTGGCCGTGGACGTCGCCAACCCGGCCTACCGGGAGCGGCTGGCGGGCATCGTCGCGCAGCTGATCGGGCCGGACGGCCTGGACGCCGACGGATTCAAGATCGACTTCACCCAGCGGGCGCCATCGGGCGAGTCGCTGCGGGCGGCGGACGGGCCGTGGGGCATCGCGGCGCTGCACACGATGCTGGCGACCATGTCGGCAGCGGCGAAGCGGGCCAAGCCGGACGCGCTGATGGTGACGCACACGCCGCATCCGTCCTTCGGCGACGTCTGCGACATGGTCCGGCTCAACGACGTCCTGGACCGTGACGTCGCCGGTGACCCGGTGCACGTGGTGGAGCAGTTGACGTTCCGGCACGCGGTGGCCGGCCGGGCGCTGCCCGGTCACCTGATCGACACCGACCAGTGGCCCATGCCGGACCGCGTCTCGTGGCGGGCCTATGTCGAGGCACAGGGTGACCTCGGCGTGGAGGCAGTGCCGGCGCTGTACTACCTGGAGACAATTGACGGCTCGGGCGAGCGGCTGACCGGTGACGATCTCGCACTCGTCGCGTCGTCGTGGGCGCGATACCGGACCATGCGCGGCCAGGAGGTGACCCCGTGACCGACGTCGTCGTCTACGGGGCCACGTCCGGAGGCGTCTGCGCGGCGGTGGCCGCGGCCCGCGCCGGCGCCGCCGTCGTCCTGGTCGAACCCGGTCGGCACGTCGGCGGCATGACCACCGGCGGGCTCGGCTACACCGACGTCGGCGACGTGCGCGTGGTCCGCGGCATGGCCTGCGAACTGCGCACGGCGATCGCATCCTGGTACGGCGTCGCCGAAGGGCATTTCGCCGGGCCGGAGCCGCACGTCGCGGAGGCGATCTACCGGCGCTGGCTGGACGAGGCCGGGGTGGACGTGCGGTTCGGCGCGGCACTGGCCTCGGTGGAGGTCGCCGACGGCGTCATCGGCGCGGTGGTGCTGGGTGACGGGTCCCGGGTGTCCGGCGCGGTGTACGTCGACGCTTCGTACGAGGGCGACCTGCTCGCCGCGGCGGGCGTGCCGTACGCCGTCGGACGTGAGGATCGCTCGTTGCACGGTGAGCGGTACGCCGGGCGGCAGGAGCTGGTGCCCGGGCGGCACACCGTCCCGGCGTGGATCTCCCCGTTCGTCGACGACGCGGTGGGCGAGACCGGTGGCGCGGTGCTGCCCCAGCTGCACGACCGGCCACTGGCCGACGTCGGCGCCGGCGACGGCGGGGTGATGTCGTACGGGTACCGGGTCTGCCTCACCCAGGCCGCTGACCGGGTGCCGTTCACCCGCCGTGACGGGTACGACGAGGCGCACTGGGAGCTGGGCCGGCGCCTCTTCGACCGCTGGCGGCGCGACGGGCTGCAGGTGCGGGCCGGTCAGCTGCTCGGGCTGGAGAAGAACCTGCCGAACGGCAAGTGCGACGGCAACTCGATCGGGCCGTTCTCGCTCAGCGTGCTGGACGGATCCGCGTGGTCGTACCCGGAGGCGGACCCCGCCGGGCGGGAGCGGATCCGGTTGCACCACCTGTACCACGCGCAGGACTTCCTGTTCTTTCTGTCGCACGATCCGGCCGTGCCTGCCGCGGTCCGCGAGGAGATGCTGACCTGGGGCTACCCGGCCGACGAGTTCGCCGACACCGGTCACCTGCCGCACCAGCTCTACGTCCGCGAGGCCCGCCGGATGATCGGCGAGTACGTGCTGACCGAGCACGACCTGCTGCCGCGGCCACGGCCGCAGCACGACACGGTGGCCATGGGTTCGTACCACATCGACGTCCGCGAAGTGCAGCGCACATGGCGCTGGGTCAACGAGCACCCGAAGCCGGTCGGCATGGTGTTCACCGAGGGCTACCTGTCGGTGCCGGTCCAGCCGTATCAGGTTCCGTACCGGTCGCTGGTTCCCCGCTACGCCGACTGCACCAATCTGCTGGTCCCGGTCTGCCTGTCCGCCTCACACGTGGCGTTCTCGTCCGTGCGGATGGAGGTGCAGTACCAGATGCTCGGGCACGCGGCCGGGCTCGCCGCGGTCCAGGCCGCGTCGTCCGGCCGGCCCGTCCAGTCCATCGACGTCGCCGTCCTGCAGGAGCAGCTGCGCGCCGCCGGCCAGGTCCTCGCCCTTTGAAATGATCACGTGGACCATGGGTGCTCCCGCTTCACCATGAATGCTTGCCTGGTGCGGCGGGAAGACCCAT
It encodes:
- a CDS encoding glycoside hydrolase family 2 protein — translated: MTAVDLGGRWSVREALGDTWQWYLDKPVTARNNAGEAAAGASLTPGWLPACVPGAVIGDLHRAGELPDPYVGRNSRFAEWVSARSWVYRRSVSVPSLADGERAVLCLDGVDPGGTVWVDGARVGRVDGLYRRARFDVTEQVAPGGDHRLAVVVDPAPATEPQVGRTDRVTVHTPRMGYGWDFCPRLIHQGIWRDVRLEIGRLHLAEASVRPSLDAGLAAGRLEVRGVVEAPPGVPVTGEVVVRYDGAEVAAASLAAGPAGELTGSVTVPQPRLWWPNGLGDQPLYDVELRVSEPDGGSASWQGRTGFRHVRMVANDGAEPGALPYTAVVNGRRIELLGWNWAPADALYGDIDAAKVEHVVDLAARSGARLMRVWGGGLVETPDFYAACDRAGLLIWQEFSQSSSGLQSAPSRDPGFVDHLRAEAGAVVPGRTRHPSLLMWGGGNELEDDTGPLSEDRSPALAALREEVARLDPGRHWVATSPTGRRFHNRLDVIDADPDGLHDVHGPWEHQGLEAHYTLYNRGRALAHTEFGVEGMANRRAWTASVPTPDQWPVGRDNPVYRHLGDWWNNAELVRECFGGRLDSPDAYRAASQFLQATGLAYAVEADRRRWPRCSMVLPWQLAESYPNAWCTAVVDHAGEPKPAFHAVARAYRPERVTARVDRIAHRGEAPMVEAWVWSEPGRAPGGTVTARLLDQHGRPVAEERWTLGAVAEPRPAGTLSVAVGALSTPLGFWQLEWRARDGSVIDEEVVLLAAGADLSALLDLPPVEVMFHVERTADRWVVDVEHTGGAVAVGLRLSDDRPPESTGWAVVDGDPRPLLPGRRRRLTVRWRHDTGPRRLLLESWNTKPLTLEGRATPAAGRAGS
- a CDS encoding FAD-dependent oxidoreductase — translated: MTDVVVYGATSGGVCAAVAAARAGAAVVLVEPGRHVGGMTTGGLGYTDVGDVRVVRGMACELRTAIASWYGVAEGHFAGPEPHVAEAIYRRWLDEAGVDVRFGAALASVEVADGVIGAVVLGDGSRVSGAVYVDASYEGDLLAAAGVPYAVGREDRSLHGERYAGRQELVPGRHTVPAWISPFVDDAVGETGGAVLPQLHDRPLADVGAGDGGVMSYGYRVCLTQAADRVPFTRRDGYDEAHWELGRRLFDRWRRDGLQVRAGQLLGLEKNLPNGKCDGNSIGPFSLSVLDGSAWSYPEADPAGRERIRLHHLYHAQDFLFFLSHDPAVPAAVREEMLTWGYPADEFADTGHLPHQLYVREARRMIGEYVLTEHDLLPRPRPQHDTVAMGSYHIDVREVQRTWRWVNEHPKPVGMVFTEGYLSVPVQPYQVPYRSLVPRYADCTNLLVPVCLSASHVAFSSVRMEVQYQMLGHAAGLAAVQAASSGRPVQSIDVAVLQEQLRAAGQVLAL
- a CDS encoding ABC transporter permease subunit, which encodes MRAALLFISPWIIGFLVFTAWPIIYSGYLSLTDYDVINSPNFVGLENYEELFRDPKVRLSLWNTFFFTVIQVPVYVIVSLGLALLLDKAGRASGFFRTAFFLPKMTPPVAVGILLLLLFNGQSGLINGVLGWFGIDGPAWTTDPNWVKPGLILMSLWSVGSSVIILLAALRNVPQELYDSARVDGANWWQQTRKITVPMISGALFFIFIVNTIAGFQTFTEAYTAFFGSGNTTYSNDAALFYVIYLFREAFEFLHMGYASALAWLLFVIIMIFTAIQIKVSRRFVYYEGEQR
- a CDS encoding carbohydrate ABC transporter permease, which gives rise to MTTQTRLGPPTEAPEPDAPPRPKRRRRITPVKALIWTGLVLATLVFIYPFIWLISASFKPRGEVFDNKLIPETFTFENYLNVWDEAPMALWLWNTILVTVLAAVTVTLSSALVAWGFSYFRFRGRNVLFGVVLATMMLPGAVTMIPQFLIWNSLGMVDTLTPLWAQNLFGSAFYIFLLRQFFLGLPRELFEAARIDGANNWMIFRRIAMPLCKPALIITLIFEFQAAWTDLMRPLIYLRDSDNFTVPRGLKALLDQYGFGGEWHWEIVVTASVITTVPMIILFFIGQRHFVQGIATTGSKG
- a CDS encoding GH1 family beta-glucosidase, yielding MTHQFPPGFLWGAGTSAYQIEGSLDADGRGESVWDVFARRAGAVEGGGDGSRACDSYRRWAEDVDLVAELGLGAYRFSVGWSRVMPDGRGRIEQRGLDHYERFVDALLDRGVAPVLTLNHWDMPQALMADGGWAARSSVDAFAEYTAAVADRLADRVEWWITQNEPWIIALLGYQLGLHAPGVRDLGASVAAGHHVLLAHGAGADVLRAHPGTQVGAALSLFPCDPATFTEQDAAAAWGSDGYVNRWYLDPLAGRGYPADMREHYERALGRPLTEIRDGDEAAIGGRSDFLGVNYYTRRVMAAAEPAPGRPFPWRVVGPSGDVARTDEGWEIAPASFRDLLIRLHREYQLPVVVTENGGVFGDTPAHDGRVHDVRRSAFLRDHVEALGQALAAGADVRGYLHWSLLDNFEWALGYRPRFGLVHVDYVTGRRTIKDSARLYARIARTGALPADDEPIAPFG